From Pseudomonas alcaligenes, a single genomic window includes:
- a CDS encoding toll/interleukin-1 receptor domain-containing protein yields the protein MPALYQLALLGAPTDAQVSELEEVIGKAVGMFNLRLGHEVGWAVRPEEFNPDQQRSSAAVFFGGEDPPLANVARLLERGIPLLPVATDVNRVSAEIPTVLQPLNCLAYTAGGSQRVATALLECAGLLPRQRRVFVSYRRGEAREAALQLFDALSARLFDVFLDTHGIPPAEDFQTMLWHRLCDSDVLLMLDTPGYFESRWTSAEFGRALAKGISVLRVGWPDCTPSARTATASRAELLPEEVDAATGRLADSAVERICLQLEEVRSQSHAVRSVNLVSNLRNAIQTIGGQLVGVGPNKAVHIRLPDGRNVVVYPTVGVPTSITLHDASTNSPDQSVAVVYDHVGLHPRWLGHLDWLGQHIHSARWVKASEAGWQFADWEA from the coding sequence ATGCCCGCCCTTTATCAACTTGCTCTGCTTGGCGCACCAACTGATGCTCAGGTATCCGAACTTGAAGAAGTCATCGGGAAGGCTGTAGGCATGTTCAATTTGCGACTAGGGCATGAGGTCGGATGGGCGGTTCGTCCCGAAGAATTCAACCCAGACCAGCAACGGTCATCTGCTGCGGTATTTTTCGGAGGTGAGGATCCGCCTCTCGCCAACGTAGCAAGGTTGTTGGAACGAGGCATCCCATTGCTGCCGGTGGCCACCGATGTCAATCGAGTCAGTGCAGAGATCCCGACCGTGCTGCAGCCCCTCAACTGCTTGGCGTACACCGCTGGCGGGTCGCAACGTGTCGCAACTGCTTTACTGGAGTGCGCCGGGTTACTTCCTCGACAGCGCCGGGTATTTGTAAGCTATCGGCGGGGCGAAGCTAGGGAGGCTGCTTTACAGTTATTCGATGCATTGTCTGCTCGGCTCTTCGATGTGTTTCTCGATACTCATGGCATTCCGCCTGCGGAAGATTTCCAGACAATGCTGTGGCACCGGCTCTGCGACTCGGATGTCCTGCTCATGCTCGACACCCCTGGCTACTTTGAAAGCCGCTGGACGAGCGCAGAGTTTGGACGCGCTCTGGCAAAAGGTATTAGCGTCTTAAGGGTTGGCTGGCCAGACTGCACGCCATCTGCGCGAACAGCCACCGCCAGTCGTGCAGAGTTATTGCCGGAAGAAGTGGATGCGGCCACAGGACGCCTCGCGGACAGCGCCGTGGAGAGAATCTGTCTTCAGCTTGAAGAAGTTCGCAGCCAAAGCCATGCAGTCCGTTCCGTCAATCTAGTGAGCAATTTGCGCAACGCTATTCAAACGATTGGCGGCCAACTTGTCGGCGTTGGACCAAACAAGGCGGTCCATATCCGACTACCGGACGGTCGGAATGTCGTCGTCTACCCAACAGTCGGTGTTCCCACGTCGATCACGTTACATGACGCCTCTACCAATTCGCCGGATCAATCGGTTGCCGTCGTTTACGATCATGTTGGCTTACATCCCCGGTGGCTGGGGCATTTGGACTGGCTGGGCCAGCATATCCACTCTGCGCGCTGGGTCAAAGCCAGCGAGGCTGGGTGGCAATTTGCGGATTGGGAGGCCTGA
- a CDS encoding DUF2274 domain-containing protein — protein sequence MSNTRKLRLGPLPKTESIKLTVACSVSLKADLDRYAALYAETYGERVDAMTLIPHMLEAFMAGDRGFRRGVATRKTTAQTGAVPISREALAD from the coding sequence ATGAGCAACACACGCAAGCTGCGGCTGGGACCGCTGCCTAAGACCGAGAGCATCAAACTGACCGTCGCTTGCTCGGTCAGCCTGAAGGCTGACCTAGACCGTTACGCAGCGCTGTATGCAGAGACCTATGGTGAGAGGGTTGACGCTATGACACTGATTCCGCACATGCTGGAGGCGTTCATGGCAGGTGATCGGGGGTTTCGCCGCGGAGTCGCTACGCGCAAGACCACCGCGCAAACAGGAGCTGTTCCGATCAGCCGAGAAGCCCTCGCGGACTGA
- a CDS encoding TrbI/VirB10 family protein encodes MGQNDTPDPAAPHAGKVAPETVALRAQPRPITRLNRRTLAALAGGLSAAVLGATIWSLQPPKPRGGSDPAELYNVDRVSRSEGLDRLPSDYSKLPPPPPELGPPLPGDLGPAIVQSQRPSTPSYTPPGHDHAEAERLARLKEAEEAAASSVFFRTSSQRPAVTAAAQPASAVPTLAGFDPLAAGPASTAAQPLDPTAVQNRQEQKEAFLQAGTTETRNSGNLQLPASPYQVMAGTVIAGALVTGIKSDLPGDVIGTVTEPVYDTATGKHLLIPQGSRILGRYNSQVSYGQSRVQVVWNRIILPDTSSLTLDNLVGSDPAGYAGLVDGVDWHWNRVFAGAALTTLLGIGAELAAPENRQDGDRIIIAGRDGLQDSVNQVGQEMTRRNMNIQPTLTERPGLPVRIIVNRDLVLRPYQPLFFNRGTSR; translated from the coding sequence ATGGGCCAGAACGACACCCCAGACCCCGCTGCGCCGCATGCTGGCAAGGTGGCCCCCGAGACGGTGGCGCTACGCGCCCAGCCGCGCCCGATCACACGCTTGAACCGGCGCACCCTGGCAGCGCTTGCCGGTGGGCTTTCTGCCGCTGTATTGGGCGCAACCATCTGGTCCTTGCAGCCGCCAAAGCCCCGGGGAGGGAGCGATCCAGCCGAGCTATATAATGTCGACCGTGTTTCCCGTTCCGAAGGGCTAGACCGACTGCCCTCGGACTACTCCAAGCTGCCGCCGCCTCCGCCCGAACTGGGGCCGCCGCTGCCGGGTGACCTTGGCCCAGCCATCGTGCAGTCACAGCGGCCCTCGACGCCGAGTTACACGCCACCCGGCCACGATCATGCCGAGGCAGAACGCCTGGCGCGGCTGAAGGAGGCCGAGGAGGCGGCCGCCTCCTCGGTGTTCTTCCGCACGAGCAGCCAGCGCCCAGCCGTGACTGCGGCTGCACAGCCTGCGTCGGCGGTACCCACCTTGGCAGGTTTCGATCCGCTGGCTGCCGGCCCCGCATCGACGGCGGCGCAACCCCTCGATCCGACAGCCGTGCAGAATCGGCAGGAGCAGAAGGAGGCGTTCCTGCAAGCTGGCACTACGGAAACCCGCAATTCCGGGAACCTGCAGCTACCGGCGTCGCCGTACCAAGTCATGGCCGGCACGGTGATCGCTGGCGCGCTGGTGACGGGCATCAAGTCGGATCTTCCGGGTGACGTGATCGGCACGGTGACGGAGCCGGTCTACGACACGGCGACCGGCAAGCACCTGCTGATCCCGCAGGGCTCGCGCATCCTCGGTCGGTACAACAGCCAGGTCAGCTACGGGCAGAGCCGTGTGCAGGTGGTGTGGAATCGCATCATCCTGCCAGACACATCCTCGCTGACGCTGGACAACCTCGTGGGCTCCGACCCGGCAGGTTATGCCGGCCTGGTGGACGGAGTCGACTGGCATTGGAATCGCGTCTTCGCCGGTGCTGCGTTGACAACGTTGCTGGGTATCGGCGCCGAGCTAGCCGCGCCTGAGAACCGCCAGGATGGCGATCGGATCATCATTGCCGGCCGTGACGGCCTGCAGGACAGCGTGAACCAGGTCGGGCAGGAGATGACCCGGCGCAACATGAACATTCAGCCCACCTTGACCGAGCGACCAGGCCTGCCGGTGCGCATCATCGTCAACCGGGACCTGGTGCTGCGGCCATATCAACCGCTGTTCTTCAATCGGGGGACTTCACGATGA
- the trbG gene encoding P-type conjugative transfer protein TrbG has translation MNLSFCKSAFPLVLLALAGCTSQGKPPPRISLDEPVQAQPLPEPPKPVEVVEVPKVLPMPAQMKLLPDAGEARSVLEPADEKLRVSRANQEARVVPTREGYVNAIQVWPYSDGALYQVYAAPGRVTVIALQAGEELVTVAAGDTVRWIVGDTSSGAGDALRVNVLVKPIRSDLKTNLVITTSRRTYLIELTSTEKAWMASVSWDYPKDRMLALQRQAKAAQASAPVDSGLSLEKIRFRYAISGSNPPWQPLRAFDDGEKVYIQFPAGIAQGELPPLFVIGAQGDGQLVNYRFRSPYYVVDRLFGAAELRLGGDKGDVVRIERTDGVARRN, from the coding sequence ATGAACCTGTCCTTCTGTAAGTCCGCGTTTCCTCTGGTCCTGCTGGCCTTGGCCGGCTGTACCAGCCAAGGCAAGCCACCACCGCGCATTTCGCTCGACGAGCCGGTGCAGGCGCAGCCTCTTCCAGAGCCACCGAAGCCGGTGGAAGTGGTGGAGGTGCCCAAGGTGCTGCCGATGCCGGCACAGATGAAGCTACTCCCAGATGCGGGCGAGGCCCGCTCCGTGCTGGAACCTGCCGACGAGAAGCTGAGGGTGTCGCGCGCAAATCAGGAGGCGAGGGTGGTGCCCACGCGCGAGGGCTACGTCAATGCGATCCAAGTATGGCCCTACAGCGACGGCGCGCTGTACCAGGTCTATGCCGCGCCGGGGCGGGTGACCGTGATTGCGCTGCAGGCCGGTGAGGAGCTGGTGACAGTGGCTGCAGGCGACACGGTGCGCTGGATCGTCGGTGATACCTCCAGCGGTGCCGGCGACGCGCTGCGCGTCAATGTGCTGGTCAAGCCGATTCGCTCGGATCTGAAGACTAACTTGGTCATCACCACCAGTCGGCGTACTTACCTCATTGAGCTGACCTCGACCGAGAAAGCCTGGATGGCCTCGGTATCCTGGGATTACCCGAAAGACAGGATGCTGGCCCTGCAGCGCCAGGCGAAGGCCGCACAGGCCAGCGCACCGGTCGATAGCGGCCTCTCGCTGGAGAAGATCCGCTTCCGCTATGCGATCAGCGGCAGCAATCCGCCGTGGCAACCGCTGCGCGCCTTCGATGATGGCGAGAAGGTCTACATCCAGTTTCCTGCCGGCATTGCCCAGGGCGAGTTGCCGCCGCTGTTCGTGATTGGCGCACAGGGCGATGGGCAACTGGTCAATTACCGCTTCCGCTCGCCGTACTACGTCGTGGATCGGTTGTTCGGCGCGGCAGAGTTGCGCCTGGGGGGCGATAAGGGCGACGTGGTGCGCATCGAGCGCACGGACGGTGTGGCGCGGAGGAACTGA
- the trbF gene encoding conjugal transfer protein TrbF, with product MRFRRPRVRYAETPQPATPYQAAAQAWDERIGSARVQAKNWRLMAFGCLALALLMASGLVWRSAQSIVTPYVVEVDRSGQVRAVGEAATPYRPADAQVAYHLARFVMLVRSLSIDPIVVRQSWLDAYDYTTDRGAAVLNDYARTNDPFARVGKESVTVQVTSVVRASDASFNVRWTEQRFVNGVPAGTERWNAVISTVLQTPRTEQRLRKNPLGIYVNGLSWSRELDASEGAKP from the coding sequence ATGCGCTTCAGACGTCCAAGAGTCCGCTACGCCGAGACGCCGCAACCTGCCACCCCTTATCAGGCAGCGGCCCAGGCATGGGACGAACGCATTGGCTCGGCCCGCGTGCAGGCGAAGAACTGGCGCCTGATGGCCTTCGGCTGCCTGGCGCTTGCACTGCTGATGGCGAGCGGCCTGGTCTGGCGCTCGGCGCAGTCCATCGTCACACCCTATGTGGTGGAGGTGGACCGATCCGGTCAGGTCCGTGCGGTTGGCGAGGCCGCCACACCGTACCGTCCGGCCGACGCGCAGGTTGCCTACCATCTGGCGCGTTTCGTCATGCTGGTGCGCTCGCTGTCCATCGACCCGATCGTGGTGCGACAAAGCTGGCTCGACGCCTACGACTACACCACTGATCGTGGCGCGGCCGTGCTCAACGACTATGCGCGTACCAACGATCCGTTCGCCCGCGTCGGCAAGGAGTCGGTGACGGTGCAGGTCACCAGCGTCGTGCGGGCCAGTGATGCCTCCTTCAACGTGCGCTGGACGGAGCAGCGCTTCGTCAACGGCGTGCCCGCCGGTACCGAGCGGTGGAACGCGGTGATCTCCACCGTTCTGCAAACCCCGCGCACCGAACAGCGTCTGCGCAAGAACCCCCTGGGCATCTACGTCAACGGGCTGTCGTGGAGCCGCGAGCTCGATGCGTCCGAAGGAGCCAAGCCATGA
- the trbL gene encoding P-type conjugative transfer protein TrbL codes for MNDVTIIDRFLDTFSRYIDSGFGLLQGEVAYLTATLIAIDMTIAGLYWALGHATGQGEDVMAKLIRKVLYVGAFAYIIGNFNWLAGIVFRSFAGLGLTATGSLSMETFLQPGRLAKTGIDAGAPILEQIGEMTGFPEVFVNLDPIVILFLAYLVVIVCFFVLAIQLFITLIEFKLTTLAGFVLVPFALWNKTSFLAEKVLGNVVSSGVKVLVLAVIVGIGSGLFAEFQVHPDEPSIDHALVVMLASLALLALGIFGPGIATGLISGGPQLGAGAMAGAALGTAGMAVAAGAAATGVGAAVAAGARMAPTAKLAAGMRSLKGRLAGGGASTGSGEAPLGKAARADTDAKAQPAWAKRLQRRQQISHAATTAAHTLRGGDGGGSGGGPNLRDSDS; via the coding sequence ATGAATGACGTAACGATCATCGACCGCTTCCTCGATACCTTCTCGCGCTACATCGACTCAGGTTTTGGGTTGCTGCAAGGCGAGGTTGCCTACCTGACCGCGACGCTGATCGCCATCGACATGACGATCGCCGGGCTGTACTGGGCGCTCGGGCATGCCACTGGCCAGGGTGAGGACGTGATGGCGAAGCTGATTCGCAAGGTGCTTTACGTCGGTGCCTTTGCCTACATCATCGGCAACTTCAACTGGCTGGCCGGCATCGTCTTTCGTTCCTTTGCCGGGCTGGGCCTGACGGCGACCGGCTCGCTCAGCATGGAAACCTTCCTGCAGCCGGGGCGGCTGGCGAAAACCGGCATCGACGCCGGTGCACCGATTCTGGAACAGATCGGCGAGATGACCGGTTTTCCCGAGGTGTTCGTCAACCTCGATCCCATCGTCATCCTGTTCCTGGCCTACCTGGTGGTCATCGTCTGCTTCTTCGTGCTGGCGATACAGCTGTTCATCACCCTGATCGAGTTCAAGCTGACCACCCTCGCGGGCTTCGTGCTAGTGCCGTTCGCGCTGTGGAACAAGACCTCGTTCCTCGCCGAAAAGGTGCTGGGCAACGTGGTGTCCTCCGGCGTCAAGGTGTTGGTGCTGGCGGTGATCGTCGGCATTGGCTCGGGGTTGTTCGCCGAGTTCCAGGTGCATCCCGACGAGCCATCCATCGACCACGCGCTGGTGGTCATGCTGGCCTCGCTGGCGTTGCTCGCCCTGGGCATCTTCGGCCCGGGTATCGCCACCGGGTTGATTTCCGGTGGCCCGCAGCTGGGGGCTGGGGCAATGGCTGGCGCCGCGCTCGGCACGGCGGGCATGGCCGTCGCCGCCGGCGCTGCCGCAACCGGTGTTGGCGCTGCGGTTGCGGCCGGAGCGCGCATGGCGCCGACCGCGAAGCTGGCCGCCGGCATGCGCTCACTCAAGGGGCGCTTGGCTGGAGGAGGAGCCTCCACGGGTAGCGGCGAAGCACCTTTGGGCAAGGCGGCCCGTGCCGACACCGATGCCAAGGCGCAGCCCGCCTGGGCCAAGCGATTGCAGCGTCGCCAGCAGATCAGTCATGCCGCCACTACCGCCGCGCACACGTTGCGCGGTGGCGACGGCGGCGGTTCGGGGGGCGGTCCGAACCTGCGGGATTCGGACTCATAA